In one window of Ruminococcus albus AD2013 DNA:
- a CDS encoding penicillin-binding transpeptidase domain-containing protein, which yields MTDKPSLKMKTRLTIWLCLPVLLLLIYMIWGIWKVSIKEGAKWKELANSQQLKSTVVPASRGSMYDAKGNVLAQSATVYRIYVDPIMLKQQCDARDKRIEELKAAIKDEDNAEKVLKYKEELDNAKTSTETFDELVEFLALKLKMDTGDVRSKLGDITSQYIILGEGIEKTLRDEIEAKLTELKIDGVRGEEQTKRVYPQESLAAHVLGYTDFEDNGIYGLEAYYDDYLKGVDGRVVTAKDKDGNDIPYRYKQSYDVQNGNDLNLNIDINIQYMLEKGLQKAYEENQPTDRVCGIIMNPKTGQVYAEATAFSYDPNEPSLISDKQVAAKLAGMKNSPEYETERQNAWSLQWKDKCVSELYFPGSVFKIITGASALEEKAISLDETFNCNNHITVEDRDISCWTTGDHGSQNLAAAMANSCNPAFVQIGLKLGADNFVKYFDGFGYNELTGIDLPGEVNSYNIHQLSWLGPVELATSAFGQTNKVTPIQMITAVSAAVNGGYVVTPRVVSSITDQNGNVVKRNDREVKRQIISEETSASMRDILKGVVETNKSSNCYIPGYSIGGKSGTSQKLDENAKGDTYVGSYCAFAPAEDPEIIMLVLVDHPTGEQFYGSMVAAPICQEVLSEVLPYMGMFPNYTEEELENVSINVPNVQYYTVEEATKTLEELGFVVKIKGEGDTVLRQMPASVKIEHGGSVVLYTDQRTEIEKVIVPSIQGLTRSQAKATLETYGLNLIAEGSAAAEEVSYALGDQTYEPGTSVPLGTAVTVTFATMEVASQ from the coding sequence ATGACCGATAAACCAAGTTTAAAAATGAAAACAAGGCTCACCATATGGCTGTGCCTGCCTGTGCTGCTTTTGCTGATATACATGATATGGGGCATATGGAAGGTATCCATAAAGGAAGGCGCGAAGTGGAAGGAACTGGCTAATTCACAGCAGCTGAAATCCACAGTGGTACCTGCTTCGAGAGGTTCAATGTACGATGCGAAAGGCAATGTTCTTGCCCAGAGCGCTACGGTTTACAGGATATATGTTGACCCCATAATGCTTAAACAGCAGTGCGATGCAAGGGATAAACGTATCGAGGAACTGAAAGCCGCGATAAAGGACGAGGACAATGCTGAGAAGGTCCTCAAGTACAAGGAAGAACTTGATAATGCAAAGACAAGCACCGAGACATTCGATGAGCTTGTGGAGTTTCTGGCACTTAAGCTGAAAATGGACACAGGCGATGTACGGAGCAAGCTTGGAGATATCACTAGCCAGTACATTATACTGGGTGAGGGCATCGAGAAGACTCTTCGTGATGAGATAGAAGCAAAGCTCACTGAGCTGAAAATAGACGGCGTAAGAGGAGAAGAACAGACAAAGCGTGTTTATCCGCAGGAATCACTGGCTGCCCATGTGCTGGGTTATACGGATTTCGAGGATAATGGTATATACGGTCTTGAAGCTTATTACGATGACTATCTCAAAGGCGTTGACGGCAGAGTAGTTACCGCAAAAGATAAGGACGGAAACGATATTCCTTATCGTTACAAGCAGAGCTACGATGTTCAGAACGGCAACGACCTCAATCTGAACATAGATATCAATATCCAGTATATGCTGGAAAAGGGTCTGCAGAAGGCTTATGAAGAGAATCAGCCTACCGACAGAGTCTGCGGTATAATCATGAATCCCAAGACAGGTCAGGTTTATGCCGAGGCTACGGCGTTCAGTTATGATCCTAACGAGCCCTCGCTGATATCTGATAAGCAGGTAGCCGCAAAGCTGGCGGGTATGAAGAATTCTCCCGAATATGAGACTGAAAGACAGAATGCCTGGAGTTTGCAGTGGAAGGACAAATGCGTTTCGGAACTGTATTTCCCCGGTTCTGTATTCAAGATAATCACAGGTGCATCGGCACTTGAAGAAAAAGCGATCTCGCTGGACGAGACATTCAACTGCAACAATCACATAACCGTTGAAGACAGAGATATCTCCTGCTGGACAACAGGCGACCACGGTTCGCAGAATCTTGCGGCGGCTATGGCAAACTCCTGTAACCCTGCATTTGTGCAGATAGGTCTTAAACTTGGCGCTGATAACTTTGTAAAGTATTTCGACGGATTCGGATATAACGAGCTTACCGGCATCGACCTGCCGGGCGAAGTTAATTCCTACAATATACATCAGCTCAGCTGGCTGGGTCCCGTTGAACTGGCTACATCTGCTTTCGGTCAGACCAACAAGGTCACTCCGATACAGATGATAACAGCAGTATCAGCGGCGGTAAACGGCGGATATGTTGTTACGCCGAGAGTTGTCAGCAGCATTACCGACCAGAACGGAAACGTTGTAAAGAGAAACGACAGGGAAGTCAAGAGACAGATAATCTCGGAAGAGACTTCTGCTTCCATGAGAGATATACTCAAGGGCGTTGTTGAGACAAACAAGAGTTCAAACTGCTACATACCCGGTTACAGCATAGGAGGTAAGTCGGGTACATCGCAGAAGCTGGACGAAAATGCAAAGGGCGATACCTACGTTGGCTCCTACTGCGCATTCGCTCCTGCGGAGGATCCCGAGATAATCATGCTGGTGCTGGTGGATCACCCAACAGGCGAGCAGTTCTACGGAAGTATGGTGGCTGCGCCTATCTGTCAGGAAGTGCTCAGCGAGGTGCTCCCTTACATGGGTATGTTCCCGAACTACACCGAAGAGGAACTGGAAAACGTATCCATAAATGTTCCGAACGTTCAGTACTATACCGTTGAAGAGGCTACAAAGACACTTGAAGAACTTGGATTTGTAGTTAAGATAAAGGGCGAAGGCGATACAGTCCTCAGACAGATGCCTGCAAGCGTAAAGATCGAGCATGGCGGTTCTGTTGTGCTGTATACCGATCAGAGAACAGAGATCGAGAAGGTCATTGTGCCCAGCATACAGGGTCTTACAAGAAGTCAGGCTAAGGCAACTCTGGAGACCTACGGTCTGAACCTGATAGCAGAGGGCTCTGCAGCGGCTGAAGAAGTAAGCTATGCGCTTGGCGACCAGACCTACGAACCCGGTACCAGCGTACCTCTCGGTACAGCTGTAACGGTAACATTCGCAACTATGGAAGTAGCTTCGCAGTAA